The proteins below come from a single Edaphobacter acidisoli genomic window:
- a CDS encoding transglycosylase SLT domain-containing protein, with protein sequence MAQQLTATRSAAAYAGVAAYARQHTGEASAAAYLALGHAYMLDHRYSEAADSFHKAATAGTALDDYADYLGAQALLQAGRGTEAYALLDHFNDRHPDSIFNAQAPVLLASSYIQQNNPQAALKLLLSLSGNDIATHNDFRYALGRAYQTTGDNAHAALIFRSLYTTQPLSFEASQARTQLRAIGVTLTAAELKAHADQLFNAKRYSEAADEYHSIEHDSSLSAGDRDTLQLYAAVCDLRLKRLSSHQAEHLPEVTGDGAALKQYILAELARNDNDESKHDAIVANMVAEFPHSRWLEEALYSSGNMYLLKQDANHAIDNYSRLYKMFPSSTYAPSAHWRTAWLDYRTRNYPEAARLMDEQIRLYPTSIEASTALYWRGRIYEDVEHDYGQAANYYHALTANYANYYYAILARERLKALTGHVPTIAPAATLSSVPKYNDPDLTGDLPENEPHLIKARLLANAALNEYIAPEIQASSTSSQWGALAQAEIYTSYGEVTRALQSMKHSDISFYKMPIDQVPTIYWKLLFPQPYWSELEANAKKNGLDPYLVASLIRQETEFNPGAISRASAYGLMQLLPSVGKSIAHREKMRGYSTTRLLDPSVNLELGTVNLRSVLDRYSGQIEYALAAYNAGDTPVRRWMSTGDYRDIHEFVESIPYSETREYVQAILRNREMYRALYPEK encoded by the coding sequence ATGGCGCAGCAGTTAACTGCAACGCGCTCTGCCGCGGCCTATGCTGGAGTCGCAGCCTACGCTCGCCAGCACACCGGAGAAGCCTCTGCCGCGGCTTATCTTGCCCTTGGTCACGCCTACATGCTAGACCATCGCTACTCCGAGGCTGCCGACAGCTTCCACAAAGCGGCCACCGCTGGCACCGCACTCGACGACTACGCCGACTACCTTGGCGCACAAGCATTGCTCCAGGCAGGCAGAGGCACTGAGGCCTACGCTCTGCTCGATCACTTCAATGATCGTCATCCAGACAGCATCTTCAACGCGCAAGCCCCAGTCCTGCTTGCCAGCTCCTATATCCAACAGAACAACCCTCAGGCTGCGCTCAAACTTCTCCTCTCACTCTCCGGCAACGACATCGCCACACATAACGACTTTCGCTACGCGCTCGGCCGCGCCTACCAGACCACCGGCGACAACGCGCACGCCGCACTCATCTTTCGCAGCCTCTACACCACACAACCGCTCAGCTTCGAGGCTTCACAGGCTCGTACTCAGCTTCGCGCGATCGGCGTGACGCTGACTGCAGCCGAGTTGAAGGCTCACGCTGACCAACTCTTCAATGCCAAACGCTACTCCGAGGCTGCCGACGAATACCACTCTATCGAGCATGACTCCAGTCTCAGCGCCGGAGACCGCGACACCCTCCAGCTCTACGCTGCCGTCTGCGATCTTCGGCTCAAGCGCCTCAGCAGCCACCAGGCCGAGCATCTTCCCGAAGTCACTGGCGACGGCGCTGCGCTCAAGCAGTACATCCTTGCCGAACTCGCCCGCAACGACAACGATGAGTCTAAGCACGACGCCATCGTCGCCAACATGGTCGCAGAGTTTCCCCACAGCCGCTGGCTCGAAGAAGCCCTCTACTCCAGCGGCAATATGTACCTGCTTAAGCAAGACGCCAACCATGCCATCGACAACTACTCGCGTCTCTACAAGATGTTCCCATCCAGCACCTACGCGCCCTCGGCTCACTGGCGCACGGCCTGGCTCGACTACCGCACGCGCAACTATCCCGAAGCAGCCCGCCTCATGGATGAGCAGATTCGCCTCTATCCCACCAGCATCGAGGCATCCACCGCGCTCTACTGGCGCGGACGCATCTACGAAGACGTAGAGCACGACTACGGCCAGGCCGCGAACTACTACCACGCCCTCACCGCAAACTACGCCAATTACTACTATGCAATCCTCGCCCGCGAACGTCTCAAAGCGCTCACCGGTCATGTTCCAACGATTGCTCCAGCAGCCACGCTCAGCTCCGTGCCGAAGTACAACGACCCGGACCTCACCGGCGATCTCCCCGAAAATGAGCCGCATCTCATCAAGGCGCGCTTGCTCGCCAACGCCGCGCTCAACGAGTACATCGCCCCCGAGATACAGGCCAGCTCGACTTCCTCCCAATGGGGAGCGCTCGCTCAGGCCGAGATATACACCTCCTACGGCGAAGTCACCCGCGCGCTTCAATCCATGAAGCACAGTGATATCTCGTTCTACAAGATGCCTATCGACCAGGTCCCCACGATCTATTGGAAACTTCTCTTCCCACAGCCCTATTGGTCGGAGCTCGAAGCCAACGCAAAGAAGAACGGCCTCGATCCCTATCTGGTCGCCTCACTCATCCGACAGGAGACTGAGTTCAACCCCGGAGCCATCAGTCGTGCCAGCGCCTACGGCCTCATGCAACTTCTACCCTCAGTTGGTAAGTCCATAGCCCACAGAGAAAAAATGCGCGGCTACAGCACCACCCGCCTGCTCGATCCCTCCGTCAATCTTGAACTAGGAACCGTCAATCTGCGTTCCGTCCTTGATCGCTATAGCGGCCAGATCGAATACGCCCTCGCCGCCTACAACGCCGGAGACACTCCCGTGCGCCGCTGGATGTCCACCGGCGACTACAGAGACATCCACGAGTTCGTCGAATCCATCCCTTACTCCGAAACCCGAGAATACGTTCAGGCCATCCTGCGCAACCGCGAGATGTATCGAGCACTCTATCCGGAAAAGTAA